The following proteins are encoded in a genomic region of Mycoplasma sp. NEAQ87857:
- a CDS encoding ABC transporter permease gives MNKFFEYLKRFYIYIILTIVYVPLVFGVVFSFNKPTPKGETNTTWTKGTVDNWLNFLSDGRDIALTNTILLAVIVSFLVVALSLVTVYSLYRQKSKIARPITHATSNIPLINPDNITAIGLVLVFGAFFGIVSTSSEGFLRVVVGHTIMALPYGISLMLPRSDKFNNNFFEASQDLGYSKLRSWFKTYFVYMLPSIVMVIVVSSVLSFDDFIITRTVSNVATLGTKLYEGAFRPWGLVLGSIVLFATIIGNVVYVLTKSAKNKKGTN, from the coding sequence ATGAATAAATTTTTTGAATATTTAAAAAGATTTTATATTTACATTATTTTAACTATTGTTTATGTTCCTTTAGTTTTTGGGGTGGTATTTAGCTTTAATAAACCAACTCCTAAAGGTGAAACTAATACAACTTGAACCAAAGGAACAGTAGATAACTGATTAAATTTTTTAAGTGATGGTAGAGATATTGCTTTAACTAATACTATTTTATTAGCTGTGATAGTTAGTTTTTTAGTAGTTGCTTTAAGTTTAGTTACTGTATATTCACTTTATCGTCAAAAAAGTAAAATAGCTAGACCGATTACTCATGCTACTAGTAATATTCCATTAATTAATCCCGATAACATTACAGCTATTGGTTTAGTTTTAGTTTTTGGAGCTTTTTTTGGAATAGTATCAACTAGTAGTGAGGGATTTTTAAGAGTAGTTGTAGGTCATACTATTATGGCTTTACCTTATGGAATTTCATTGATGCTACCAAGAAGCGATAAGTTTAATAATAACTTTTTTGAAGCTTCACAAGATTTAGGATATTCAAAGTTACGTTCATGATTTAAAACCTATTTTGTTTATATGTTACCTTCTATTGTGATGGTAATAGTAGTAAGTTCAGTATTAAGTTTCGATGACTTTATTATTACTCGTACAGTGTCTAATGTTGCTACTTTAGGAACCAAATTATATGAAGGAGCATTTAGACCTTGAGGATTAGTTCTTGGTTCTATTGTTTTATTTGCCACAATTATTGGAAATGTAGTTTATGTTTTAACAAAAAGTGCAAAAAATAAAAAAGGAACTAATTAA
- a CDS encoding ABC transporter permease, translated as MISKINAKLQFNGKLALLIPYVLVAIFLIILPIILIIHSAFSQVGDFDSFILIKTQTTWNIILRSIWVGLASAVICLIIAFPYAYFLSTSKSKIFQIYALSLIISPMAIFTIARIYSIKGLALSIFSTDPSALNSHIFMIIGLTYLNLPLMVMPLYSVFKDMPKNIIEASNDLGYNNFKTLFKVILPYGTKAILSGLAMIFLASATTFIISDKLLPDGSNFKLIGNVLNPKINPGNKYDLSSASVLVIVVSAIFIGIYSLFLIIPRIIFKFKKGAHYE; from the coding sequence ATGATTTCCAAAATTAATGCGAAATTGCAATTTAATGGGAAATTAGCTTTATTAATCCCTTATGTTTTAGTTGCAATTTTTTTAATCATATTACCAATTATTTTAATTATTCATAGTGCTTTTTCTCAAGTGGGAGATTTTGATAGTTTTATTTTAATTAAAACTCAAACCACTTGAAATATTATTCTTAGAAGTATTTGAGTAGGTTTAGCTTCTGCTGTAATTTGTTTAATTATTGCTTTTCCTTATGCTTATTTTTTATCTACTTCAAAAAGTAAAATTTTCCAAATTTATGCTTTAAGTTTAATTATTTCACCAATGGCCATTTTTACCATTGCTCGTATTTATTCAATTAAAGGACTAGCTTTATCAATTTTTTCTACTGATCCTAGTGCTTTAAATAGTCATATTTTTATGATTATAGGTTTAACTTATTTAAATTTACCATTAATGGTTATGCCTTTATATTCAGTTTTTAAAGATATGCCTAAAAACATTATTGAAGCAAGTAATGATTTAGGTTACAATAACTTTAAAACATTATTTAAAGTTATTTTACCTTATGGAACTAAAGCGATTCTTAGTGGATTAGCAATGATATTTTTAGCTAGTGCTACTACTTTTATTATTTCTGATAAATTATTACCTGATGGAAGTAATTTTAAGTTAATTGGAAATGTACTTAACCCTAAAATTAATCCAGGTAATAAATATGATCTTTCAAGTGCTAGTGTGTTAGTTATTGTGGTTTCTGCTATATTCATTGGAATTTATTCATTATTTTTAATTATTCCTAGAATTATTTTTAAATTCAAAAAAGGAGCTCATTATGAATAA